AAACGAAAAGCTTGCCCAAGGAACATTGTCCGCAGACAAATTGGCGCAAGATACAGTCGCAAACATTAAAAAGACGGATGACAAGCTAAACGCGTGGATTACGGTTCAAGAAGATGCCAAGCCAGCAGAAAACTTGGATTTTGCTAAGAATAAATTAGCTGGTATCCCAATTGCTATTAAAGACAACATCATTACTAAAGATGTTAAGACAACAGCCGCTAGCCATATTTTAGACAATTATATTCCAGTTTATGATGCAACGGTAATTGAGCGCTTAAAGAAGGCGCAAGCAACTTTTGTCGGTAAAACTAATATGGATGAATTTGCGATGGGGTCATCAACTGAGCACTCATACTTTGGCGCAACCCATAATCCGTGGAATCTAGATAAGGTACCTGGTGGTTCATCTGGTGGTTCTGCAGCAGCTGTTGCCTCTGGCCAAGTAGTTGCCGCTTTGGGTTCCGACACCGGTGGTTCGATTCGTCAACCGTCTGCTTTTAACGGTATTTTTGGTATTAAACCAACTTATGGTCGTGTATCTCGTTGGGGCTTAATTGCTTTTGCTTCCTCACTTGACGAAATCGGGGTAATGAGTAAGCGTGCTAAAACTTCGGCACAAGTGCTTAATGTTATTGCCGGTGCTGATGACCATGATTCTACTCTTTCAACTAGAGAAGTGCCTGATTTCACTAAATACATCGGTAAAGATGTCAAGGGAATGCGGGTAGCAGTTGTTAAGGAATATATGGATGCCGTTGATGGCGAAGTGCATGATATCATTCAACAACAAATTGATACTTTAAAGGATGCTGGCGCCATTATTAATGAAGTATCGCTTCCATTAACTAAGTATGCCGTTCCTGATTACTACATCATCGCATCAAGTGAAGCATCATCTAACTTACAAAGATTTGATGGTATTCGTTATGGTTACCGCTCAAAAGATGCTAAAAACTTACTTGATGTTTACGTTAAATCACGTTCAGAAGGCTTTGGTGAAGAAGTACAGCGTCGAATCTTGCTTGGTTCATTTGCTTTGTCTGCTGGCTCATATGACCGTTTCTTTAGACAAGCTTCCAAAGTAAGAACCTTAATTTGCCAAGACTTTGACCAAATTTTTGCTGAAAATGATGTTATCGTTGGACCGACAACAACAACACCAGCATTTGGAATTGGCAGTGAA
This genomic window from Lactobacillus panisapium contains:
- the gatA gene encoding Asp-tRNA(Asn)/Glu-tRNA(Gln) amidotransferase subunit GatA produces the protein MNYLNEDIDSLNEKLAQGTLSADKLAQDTVANIKKTDDKLNAWITVQEDAKPAENLDFAKNKLAGIPIAIKDNIITKDVKTTAASHILDNYIPVYDATVIERLKKAQATFVGKTNMDEFAMGSSTEHSYFGATHNPWNLDKVPGGSSGGSAAAVASGQVVAALGSDTGGSIRQPSAFNGIFGIKPTYGRVSRWGLIAFASSLDEIGVMSKRAKTSAQVLNVIAGADDHDSTLSTREVPDFTKYIGKDVKGMRVAVVKEYMDAVDGEVHDIIQQQIDTLKDAGAIINEVSLPLTKYAVPDYYIIASSEASSNLQRFDGIRYGYRSKDAKNLLDVYVKSRSEGFGEEVQRRILLGSFALSAGSYDRFFRQASKVRTLICQDFDQIFAENDVIVGPTTTTPAFGIGSEISDPIKMYNNDILTISANLAGIPSASVPAGLVEGMPVGFQIMAKRFDEGSIFQVADFIERSNQFYEKTPAGMED